The Streptomyces sp. NBC_00483 genome contains the following window.
AACGCGTACATCAGGTTGAAGGTCGCTGCCTTCCCGAGGAAGTTCACCTGGGGCGGCGGATAGCCATGGCGCCTGAGGATCCCCACCATCACCAGCAGAAGCAGTTCACGCGCCAAAAGTACGGAGGTCAACCAAATGGGCAGAATGTCACGCCAGGTCAAACCCACCAACGTGGACAAAATGTAGAGCCGGTCAGCGGCCGGGTCGAGCAGCCGGCCAAGGCTGCTGATCTGATTCCAGCGTCGCGCGAGCTTCCCGTCGAGATAGTCGCTGATGCCGCTGAGCGCGAGCACGAGCAGCGCCCAGCCGTCACTCTTGGGGCCCCCGAACTCAGGGCGCAGGATGAGCCACAGGAAGAGGGGCACGCCGACGAGACGCGCCATGCTGAGGATGTTCGGGATGGTGAGGACCCTGTCCGTCTGAACACGGGTCTCCTGGACCTCCACCCGGGGGCCTCCTGTGGGGAACGAACCAACGATGCCCCCTGACTTTACCCTCAGTGTCGGGAGGCCTGAGCTACCGGGGCGTCGTAACGCAGTACACGACAACGCCCCCAAACGCAGAAAAGCCCGGACCGTATCCCGGCCCGGGCTTTTCGATAAAAGGAGTTCGGCGGCGTCCTACTCTCCCACAGGGTCCCCCCTGCAGTACCATCGGCGCTGTGAGGCTTAGCTTCCGGGTTCGGAATGTAACCGGGCGTTTCCCTCACGCTATGACCACCGAAACACTATGAAACTGTCAACCGGAGCCGTGGCACATGGCTACGACGGTTGTTCGTGGTTTCAGAACCAACACAGTGGACGCGAGCAACTGAGGACAAGCCCTCGGCCTATTAGTACCGGTCACCTCCACACCTTGCGGTGCTTCCAGATCCGGCCTATCAACCCAGTCGTCTACTGGGAGCCTTAACCCCTCAAAGGGGGTGGGAATACTCATCTCGAAGCAGGCTTCCCGCTTAGATGCTTTCAGCGGTTATCCTTTCCGAACGTAGCCAACCAGCCATGCCCTTGGCAGGACAACTGGCACACCAGAGGTTCGTCCGTCCCGGTCCTCTCGTACTAGGGACAGCCCTTCTCAATATTCCTACGCGCACAGAGGATAGGGACCGAACTGTCTCACGACGTTCTAAACCCAGCTCGCGTACCGCTTTAATGGGCGAACAGCCCAACCCTTGGGACCGACTCCAGCCCCAGGATGCGACGAGCCGACATCGAGGTGCCAAACCATCCCGTCGATATGGACTCTTGGGGAAGATCAGCCTGTTATCCCCGGGGTACCTTTTATCCGTTGAGCGACGGCGCTTCCACAAGCCACCGCCGGATCACTAGTCCCGACTTTCGTCCCTGCTCGACCCGTCGGTCTCACAGTCAAGCTCCCTTGTGCACTTACACTCAACACCTGATTACCAACCAGGCTGAGGGAACCTTTGGGCGCCTCCGTTACTCTTTGGGAGGCAACCGCCCCAGTTAAACTACCCATCAGACACTGTCCCTGATCCGGATCACGGACCCAGGTTAGACATCCAGCACGACCAGAGTGGTATTTCAACGACGACTCCACAACCACTGGCGTGGCCGCTTCAAAGTCTCCCACCTATCCTACACAAGCCGAACCGAACACCAATATCAAACTATAGTAAAGGTCCCGGGGTCTTTCCGTCCTTCTGCGCGAAACGAGCATCTTTACTCGTAGTGCAATTTCACCGGGCCTATGGTTGAGACAGTCGAGAAGTCGTTACGCCATTCGTGCAGGTCGGAACTTACCCGACAAGGAATTTCGCTACCTTAGGATGGTTATAGTTACCACCGCCGTTTACTGGCGCTTAAGTTCTCAGCTTCGCCACACCGAAATGTGACTAACCGGTCCCCTTAACGTTCCAGCACCGGGCAGGCGTCAGTCCGTATACATCGCCTTACGGCTTCGCACGGACCTGTGTTTTTAGTAAACAGTCGCTTCTCGCTGGTCTCTGCGGCCACCCCCAGCTCATGGAGCAAGTCCAATCACCAGGAATGGCCCCCCTTCTCCCGAAGTTACGGGGGCATTTTGCCGAGTTCCTTAACCATAGTTCACCCGAACGCCTCGGTATTCTCTACCTGACCACCTGAGTCGGTTTAGGGTACGGGCCGCCATGAAACTCGCTAGAGGCTTTTCTCGACAGCATAGGATCATCCACTTCACCACAATCGGCTCGGCATCAGGTCTCAGGCACAAGCTGTCCGGATTTACCTGGACAGCGCCCTACACCCTTACCCCGGGACTACCATCGCCCGGGCTGGACTACCTTCCTGCGTCACCCCATCGCTCACCTACTACCAGCTTGGGCCGGCGGCTCCACCACTTTCCATTCCCCGAAGGGTCCGGAACGGCTTCACGGCCTTAGCATCACTGGATTCGATGTCTTTCGCGTCACAGCGGGTACCGGAATATCAACCGGTTATCCATCGACTACGCCTGTCGGCCTCGCCTTAGGTCCCGACTTACCCTGGGCAGATCAGCTTGACCCAGGAACCCTTAGTCAATCGGCGCACACGTTTCTCACGTGTGTATCGCTACTCATGCCTGCATTCTCACTCGTGAACCGTCCACAACTACCTTCCGGTGCTGCTTCACCCGGC
Protein-coding sequences here:
- a CDS encoding CDP-alcohol phosphatidyltransferase family protein, whose translation is MEVQETRVQTDRVLTIPNILSMARLVGVPLFLWLILRPEFGGPKSDGWALLVLALSGISDYLDGKLARRWNQISSLGRLLDPAADRLYILSTLVGLTWRDILPIWLTSVLLARELLLLVMVGILRRHGYPPPQVNFLGKAATFNLMYAFPLLLLSDGTGWIHELAAIFGWAFAGWGTTLYWWAGILYVVQVRRLVRADSMAD